One genomic window of Verrucomicrobiia bacterium includes the following:
- a CDS encoding asparagine synthetase B family protein, which produces MSIHEAYVERVVDLLDPAANRLFNVTLDEARGRVRTGDAAQVASIDGSFALLAREGRTVRMARSLDRPMRYFLAKRAEGPALIVADRMDVLLEQLRREGLADQFHPSYTRMVPAHYIVEIQLVGCPDPDPVYTRYFTPDRNALPADLDVIGRRYVGAVADEIGKLLRTLPSHEPIGVAFSGGVDSGLVFLTTFRMLRELGMNPARLKAFTLSFGGGPDLEQARTFLSRMGLGLFLEEIHADPAELDVQETLRVLEDYKLLDVECGAMAIALCRGIRRRYPDWRHLFDGDGGDENLKDYPIEENPELTIRSVVHNPLLYHEGWGVGRIKHSLTYSGGLSRGCVRTYAPLRRYGFEGFSPLMAREVMRVSEGIPFVELTGYDVPTLYSLKGEVVSRGVKQLFGLDMPVFPKRRFQHGAVEAGTLRTRLPADAAACRRQFYGLYE; this is translated from the coding sequence ATGTCCATTCACGAGGCCTATGTGGAGCGGGTCGTGGACCTGCTGGATCCCGCGGCCAACCGTTTGTTCAATGTCACCCTGGACGAGGCCCGTGGGCGGGTGCGCACCGGCGACGCGGCGCAGGTGGCCTCCATTGACGGGTCCTTCGCCCTGCTCGCCCGCGAGGGCCGGACGGTCCGCATGGCACGTTCACTGGACCGTCCGATGCGCTATTTCCTCGCGAAACGCGCCGAGGGACCGGCGTTGATCGTCGCAGACCGAATGGACGTCCTTTTGGAGCAGTTGCGCCGGGAAGGCCTCGCCGACCAGTTCCATCCGAGCTACACGCGGATGGTTCCCGCCCACTACATCGTGGAAATCCAACTGGTCGGTTGCCCTGATCCCGACCCCGTCTACACCCGCTACTTCACGCCGGACCGAAATGCGCTGCCCGCCGATCTCGATGTCATCGGGCGCCGCTATGTGGGCGCCGTCGCCGACGAGATTGGCAAACTGCTGCGCACCCTGCCATCCCACGAGCCGATTGGAGTCGCCTTTTCGGGCGGGGTGGACAGCGGACTGGTGTTTCTCACGACCTTTCGGATGCTCCGGGAGCTCGGGATGAACCCGGCGCGGCTGAAGGCGTTCACACTGAGCTTCGGCGGTGGCCCGGACCTCGAACAGGCGCGGACGTTCCTCTCGCGGATGGGATTGGGACTGTTTCTCGAGGAGATCCACGCAGATCCGGCGGAACTCGATGTCCAGGAGACCCTGCGCGTCCTTGAGGACTACAAGCTCCTCGATGTCGAATGCGGGGCCATGGCCATCGCCCTGTGCAGGGGGATTCGGCGGCGGTATCCGGATTGGCGTCATCTGTTCGACGGCGATGGCGGGGACGAGAACCTCAAGGACTATCCGATCGAGGAGAATCCGGAGCTGACCATCCGCTCGGTCGTGCACAATCCGTTGCTGTACCACGAAGGGTGGGGCGTGGGCAGAATCAAGCATTCGCTGACCTACAGCGGGGGGCTGAGCCGGGGATGCGTCCGCACCTACGCCCCGTTGCGGCGTTATGGATTTGAGGGGTTCAGTCCGTTGATGGCCCGGGAGGTAATGCGGGTCAGCGAGGGGATCCCGTTCGTCGAGTTGACCGGATACGATGTGCCCACGCTGTACTCGTTGAAGGGCGAGGTGGTGTCCCGGGGCGTGAAACAGTTGTTTGGGCTCGACATGCCGGTGTTTCCCAAGCGGCGGTTTCAGCACGGCGCCGTGGAGGCCGGGACGCTTCGGACCCGGCTGCCGGCTGATGCCGCGGCGTGCCGGCGGCAGTTTTACGGGCTTTACGAGTGA
- a CDS encoding type II secretion system protein, translating into MMCHPRRTSAFTLIELLVVIAIIAILAGMLLPALAKAKTKAQGISCMSNLKQLQLAHLMYPNDNADRITAPGNSRNEPYQWVGGWLGWPGPFPSDNTNLLMIMDVTNSKFAPYLGTPAVYKCPADRSQITLGGRKHPRVRSMGMSQAMGGPGEWLPPGSSMSANQRRYKTYYKTSDFVEPGASDLWVLLDEHPDSINAGGFANMMVESPGAARIIDYPASYHNRAAGISFADGHTEIRKWVDARTVQPIKFYEMPLNVASPNNRDMIWLSDRTSVRR; encoded by the coding sequence ATGATGTGTCATCCGCGTCGGACGTCCGCGTTTACCCTGATCGAACTGCTGGTCGTGATCGCCATCATCGCCATTCTGGCCGGCATGCTACTTCCGGCACTCGCCAAGGCAAAAACCAAGGCGCAGGGCATTTCCTGCATGAGCAATCTCAAGCAGTTGCAGCTGGCGCACCTGATGTACCCCAACGACAACGCCGACCGGATCACCGCACCCGGGAATTCGAGGAACGAGCCCTATCAGTGGGTGGGCGGCTGGCTGGGCTGGCCGGGCCCGTTCCCCAGCGACAACACCAACCTGTTGATGATCATGGATGTGACGAACTCCAAATTCGCCCCCTATCTCGGGACGCCAGCGGTGTACAAATGTCCCGCCGACCGCAGCCAGATCACCCTGGGGGGCCGGAAACACCCCCGGGTACGCAGCATGGGCATGAGCCAGGCGATGGGGGGACCCGGCGAGTGGCTCCCACCAGGATCGTCCATGTCCGCCAACCAGCGTCGCTACAAGACCTACTACAAGACCTCGGACTTTGTCGAACCGGGCGCCTCCGATTTGTGGGTTCTTCTCGATGAGCATCCGGACAGCATCAATGCCGGCGGGTTTGCCAACATGATGGTGGAATCTCCCGGTGCGGCACGGATCATTGACTACCCGGCCAGCTACCACAACCGGGCGGCCGGCATCTCTTTTGCCGACGGGCATACCGAGATCCGCAAGTGGGTGGACGCCCGAACGGTCCAGCCCATCAAGTTCTACGAAATGCCCTTGAACGTGGCCTCTCCCAACAATCGCGACATGATCTGGCTTTCAGATCGCACCAGCGTCCGCCGCTAA
- a CDS encoding Gfo/Idh/MocA family oxidoreductase — protein MDHSPSPSRREFLRTSSSVAAFALAAPGILIRESAFAANADTLKVGLVGCGGRGTGAAANALTADANCVVTAVGDVFASQAESAVKGLKEQYGNRVTVTPDTQFTGLDAYKKVVDSGVDVVLLASPPGFRPEHLRYAVEKGKQIFCEKPMATDPVGVRHVMESVAMAREKKLHLVCGFCWRSDLPRRALYEKIREGAIGDVRAVYGTYLTGPVKPMPAANTRKAGMTDLEWQVRNWMNFSWLSGDGLVEQCIHTVDKLAWCMNDEPPLKCTATGGRCVPNHEGNIFDHVTVVYEYAGGVRGVVAQRQIAGCYSDNSDYILGSKGYAQSGWNSPVISGANRWRYDGKKPDMYVVEHEELFAGIRGTAPRRFDGDWMTSSTLLGIMGRMAAYTGQEVTWEQALNSTERLTPEAPLAWDMKLDIMPLPVPGLYKLA, from the coding sequence ATGGATCATTCCCCTTCCCCCTCCCGGCGCGAGTTCCTCCGCACCTCCTCCTCCGTCGCCGCCTTCGCCCTGGCCGCCCCGGGAATCCTCATTCGTGAGTCCGCGTTCGCGGCCAATGCCGACACGCTGAAGGTCGGGTTGGTGGGCTGCGGAGGCCGCGGCACTGGTGCCGCCGCCAACGCGCTCACGGCCGATGCCAACTGCGTCGTGACGGCCGTGGGTGACGTGTTCGCGTCGCAGGCGGAATCCGCTGTCAAGGGCCTCAAGGAGCAGTACGGCAACCGGGTGACGGTGACCCCCGACACCCAGTTTACTGGACTTGATGCCTACAAAAAGGTCGTGGACTCGGGCGTGGATGTTGTCCTCCTGGCCTCGCCTCCAGGGTTCCGTCCGGAACACCTCCGCTACGCCGTGGAAAAGGGGAAACAGATCTTCTGTGAGAAGCCCATGGCCACGGATCCGGTGGGCGTCCGGCACGTGATGGAGTCCGTGGCGATGGCCAGGGAGAAGAAGCTGCACCTGGTCTGCGGCTTCTGCTGGCGGAGCGATCTTCCGCGGCGCGCGCTTTACGAAAAGATCCGCGAAGGCGCGATCGGCGATGTCCGCGCCGTGTACGGCACGTACCTCACGGGTCCCGTGAAGCCCATGCCCGCGGCAAACACCCGGAAGGCGGGCATGACCGATCTGGAGTGGCAGGTCCGGAACTGGATGAACTTCTCGTGGCTCTCCGGCGACGGGCTGGTCGAGCAATGCATCCACACCGTGGACAAGCTTGCGTGGTGCATGAACGACGAGCCGCCCTTGAAATGCACCGCCACCGGTGGTCGCTGCGTCCCGAACCATGAGGGGAATATTTTCGATCACGTCACCGTGGTGTACGAATACGCTGGCGGCGTGCGCGGTGTGGTGGCGCAACGCCAGATCGCGGGATGCTACAGTGACAATTCGGACTACATCCTCGGCTCGAAGGGCTACGCGCAGAGCGGTTGGAACAGTCCGGTGATTTCCGGGGCCAACCGGTGGCGGTACGACGGCAAGAAGCCCGACATGTATGTCGTCGAACATGAGGAACTGTTCGCGGGCATCCGGGGCACCGCCCCGCGCCGTTTTGATGGGGACTGGATGACGTCGAGCACCCTGCTCGGAATCATGGGCCGGATGGCGGCCTACACCGGTCAGGAAGTCACCTGGGAGCAGGCGCTGAACTCCACCGAGCGGCTCACACCGGAAGCCCCGCTGGCGTGGGACATGAAGCTGGACATCATGCCACTGCCGGTGCCCGGCCTTTACAAGCTTGCCTGA
- a CDS encoding aldo/keto reductase, which produces MQHILLGRSTCRVSRLGYGCWRLAGSEGVETPTEPAEGIRAVLAAADSGITLFDLADVYGGGRCEELFGAALRERPGLRNELVVAGKCGIRRAGVPSAISPYRYDSSAAHIVVSVEASLKRMGIETLDVLMLHRPDFLMEPDEVAGAFVRLHDGGKVREFGVSNFLPTQFSLLQQACPMPLVVHQVEISLAQSTALEDGTLDQCLASRMTPLAWSPLARGALVPTPGAPRGALTDALIEAASARGVTPAAIALAWLLRHPAGIVPLIGSIRASRIWEAVAAIEVPMDREEWYRLLTAARDRRLP; this is translated from the coding sequence GTGCAACACATTCTGCTGGGACGCTCGACGTGCCGCGTTTCGCGCTTGGGCTATGGATGCTGGCGCCTTGCCGGGTCCGAAGGGGTGGAGACGCCAACGGAGCCGGCTGAGGGCATTCGCGCGGTGCTCGCGGCCGCCGATTCCGGGATCACACTCTTTGACCTGGCCGATGTTTACGGTGGCGGACGCTGCGAGGAACTCTTCGGCGCCGCGCTGCGCGAACGGCCGGGGCTGCGCAACGAGCTGGTCGTTGCCGGGAAGTGTGGAATCCGCAGGGCCGGTGTGCCCTCGGCAATCTCGCCCTACCGGTACGATTCAAGCGCGGCCCATATTGTGGTCAGTGTGGAGGCATCGCTGAAGCGCATGGGCATCGAGACGCTTGATGTTCTGATGCTGCACCGTCCGGATTTCCTGATGGAACCCGACGAGGTGGCGGGCGCCTTTGTTCGGTTGCATGACGGCGGGAAGGTTCGTGAGTTTGGCGTGAGCAACTTTCTGCCAACCCAGTTCTCTCTGCTCCAGCAGGCGTGTCCGATGCCCCTCGTGGTGCACCAAGTCGAGATCAGCCTGGCCCAGTCCACCGCGCTTGAGGACGGCACCCTCGACCAGTGCCTCGCCAGTCGGATGACTCCGCTCGCGTGGAGTCCGCTGGCACGGGGGGCGTTGGTTCCGACCCCGGGGGCTCCGAGGGGGGCGCTGACCGATGCCCTGATCGAGGCCGCCTCTGCCAGGGGCGTGACGCCGGCCGCCATTGCGCTCGCCTGGCTGCTGCGCCACCCGGCGGGAATCGTGCCGCTCATCGGCAGCATTCGGGCCTCGAGAATCTGGGAGGCCGTGGCCGCCATCGAAGTGCCCATGGACCGGGAGGAGTGGTACCGTCTACTGACGGCAGCCCGAGACCGAAGACTCCCCTGA